TCTGACACGCCTTTCGAAGGTTTTCTACTTGAAGAGGTGAAAGGGGGATGGGTCTGACATCGATTTGGGTGTTGTTATTCGGGTGGATTTTTCTGGGAGTTTTCTGGTAAATGAGGACTGAAGGCTGACACGTTGGATGTTTTTGAAGAACACTtgctggatttttttttttaaacaacatttattaCATTGGAAGTGGACAGAAAATACGTGCATATGAAACTATAGTGTATTCTCGAGTTATTCTGCCATCTTCTATATAAATGTGAGTACTCTATGATTTTAtatgaattgttttgttttgtatgtgtgcatgttgtacggagtagtttccctttgcTCAGGATTTAGAAGGCTGCCTGCCATTTTTTTGTCAGGGGGCATTGGGTTAAACGTtctgtaaggcaaaaaaaaataaaaaatgtctgtttctggtaacatggctaaaaaaaatagggtcggtaggtcgggattttttttttttttttttaccccaaatgtagaccaataaaactaactttaaaaatcgcgcaaagagactggattcactatacatagagacaagacactcaacacatttacaaatcgtcagcggactttcgttttcacacgtttttgttgttcattttctcaccctgtcctttaccaccaaaaaaaccaaaacatttttgagtttggaaaaaaaaagtttagggtcggtcgggtgaccagaaacagacaatttttttttcttggcctaaaaatgatttgtatgaaaagtgttgaaaagaagagataaaataaatcctcaaggcagtgaacacactcaccatgcactgacatacgaaagcagccacacaaacacagcacagaggagcgtgtgcagatgctttgaaagaataagcttgaaaaccagtttgaagaaatagcagcagatagagctgcatgtcatagtcatgtaatttattttcttcttgtctggctttattgactgcatgccgatcatgtggcatggcagtgacttttcactcttcagtcggaaatacacagtacataacacagctcccactctccctcactaatgcctaccccaagccgtgacaactgatgcttggaaattgtgtggaagaaattgtgtggaagagtacacctctctatttctctccaatgctcttcctgctgacatgtagtgacaccggacaccccacagagtttagccagctacccctccacccccccccccctctctctcactccctcaagccatgtactgtttggggctgtggccagagaggccagctgcactgttcactcagagcaaaaccagttgactgtgtcgtaacttttgacaaagcaagacaactgaagggttcacagattaggcaaccgactcactggtcaaggctgaggggaaacaagagtatcttgtcaatggaagaggttacacacagacgcacgatgctgagaactgtggccgtttttcactctctttcgctcaggaccttcatcgactgtacatgtggtttctgttgtttacgtccaacagacaagaataaagagcacagtgcagtttcatgttggcaacttcgcatgtactccactcctgaccaaaaccccccccccccccccccctctcctgatgggtacacgtgcactcaagttatcggtgactgtcatcacgccattgcggctgtgatctttgtacgaagatccggactgctctgttatcgactttgttgtggtgaacatttgacgatggtctgtccgtacattggaggtatgacctgctgttgggaccgaaaatgagtgtccgcgtccacgttttgcaggtgtccgtttaaggggggggcaaatatagaaggaaaacactccgtgccgagcaaatgtgtccgtacatgtcaggtgtccgctcacgccgggggccgtacattgcagggactgctgtagtttTGACATTTACATATTTTTGAGATCTAACTGACCTATTGTACTCaaagtctgggaacaacactgcaacAATACGTCAAGACGAAGTTTTATGGAGCATCATGCAGAAGATATTTCACAATCAGACACCTACTTAACTTTCAACACTACCGAGCAGAATCAACAGTGTCCCAAACAATGTCCTTCTCCATGTAAGGTTGTACTAGTGCACAAGTGTTACACTGACCGTTTATCCCTCAAGAGTTGACAAAAGAGCATTGGAAAGTCAAAAAATAGTAATCTGGTTATTAAAATAGTCATCCAGTGGTAACTGAATGCCAACACTAGCAAAACCAACCTTATTTGAAACACACCTGAAACTCAGTCTGGCCATGAATGGAGCATTTtatattgccccccccccccctttttttttttataaatcacctcccccccccccccccccccccccccccatatgcATGTCATGGTCAGAATTTAAAGAACCACATAGAAATGAACAACCTCAGAAATTAAAACAGTCCTCAGCGGTAGTCTGGATAATACATGCCAATTTTTGTCATCATTGGTTGTTCCTTATTTCCACCATTTTAAAATTTTCCACAACTACATATATATAAGTTCAGAGTAAGTTTTTCTTTAAGCATCCTGTGGATGAGGTTTCACAATCCTTGTCACGCACCCagttgtaaaatcacacacctTCAATGGCCAATTGCTCACTAGTAACAAATCGATATAGCCCTGTGTTAGCTTCACGGTCACATAGAATGAACCTCTAAAGGTTCGCTTTTCTTTCAGTATGCAATGTTGTCTGACTCGGATGGCTACAGATCGATTGGGTTTGAAATGAAAATACGCCTAGGCCCAAACCTTCTGGCTACAAAAGAAATTGTTCAGTCAGAAGACCTCATACATGTCAAAACTAGAGGACAGTCGACCGGCCAGGGGTCAGATGAGAAAAGTATGCGCCGGTGACCAAAGACCAAGGCTCGAGAACAATGGTGTTCAGCATAACTTCCACGGGGCTCATTCTCGAGTATACCAACAGTTCCTCACCTTCTTCATCTGGAACTTGATGGTGGACCTGATCTCCTCCACCTTCCCGAGGATGGGCTCGTTGTGTGTGATGGGCGAGGGGAACTTGCCCGCCTTGGCCAGACCGGGGCCCAGGATACGGGGGATCAGCTTGATCAGGGACTCGGAGGCCAGGAAGGCGTCGTACCTCTTGGCTGCAGACAAACAATCAAGACTAAAAAAATGGTTCCCACAGCCCCCAATATTGTCAGCTAGATAACCCATATGCAGATCCCATAATGGTCACATGAATCGTCTATAAAACGGCTTTGTTCTCATTGGAACTGAAAATGAGACGGCAAGTATTAAAAGAGTACTTAAGCCTATGAGGAAACACTACATTTAAAACCATAGCACTTCTTTACAAAGGTCATCACACCACATACTCTTGTTTTATTCACTTACCCTAAGAGCACTTACTGCACAGTTTCAGTTACGAACAAAAGCATTTTCACAAATCCACAGATATCTACGGGGCACACAACTAAGAGTTCTCACCTATCAGAATCTGTTGCAAAAAAGAACTGTTTATCTAATGAGGAACGAAGGAGGCAACCATCCCTAGACACAGCAGTGCTGAACCAAGGGAGAAAACCACCTACCCAGTTTCTTGACCAGTTTCTTGTCCTTGTTCAGTTTCTTGAGGTCGTCCTGGGTCATGCAAGGCAATTCGTTGGCTGCGGCCTGGTCACAGTGCACCTGGTCACCCAGCACACACACCTTCATCTTGGGCTTGGGGGTGAAGCGAAGTCTGTTTACAAGCAAGACAACCAGTAAGTAACGAAAGAAGAAAGTGACGGTTGAATTTGCAAAAGATAGGGTAGATAGATAGGCAACGGACAAATTGAGACACGCAGCAGTGGATGCACTGTGATAAAAACTCAGGATTGCTTCGGtgagtgaatttttttttagtttgcGATATTCTGTTGAACCTAATATTTTACCTCCAAACACTGAAGTAGAAGTTTTCTCAACCCTTCAATTAAAAAGTCACAAACTATTTCAGGCAAGCCTGCAACTGCAATCTTGTCACTTTTATCCATTTTCCTCTTCTTTTTTATAAAGAATTTATAAAGTTTAGTAAAAATTGTCACCAACACCAAAATCCTCAATTAGATGACTGAACTACCTTGTAAATTTCAAAACCCAGTCCAATATCACCGAAACCTGAATAGTACTACCACACCCCACAAATAGCAGACAACGTTAAAAGAAATGCCACGGTAATATGGGTCATATAAGTGCTTGCTTTTATGTCTGAAAAATGTGCATAGCAAGGTAGTCTAACTTAGACTACTtgctctttcacaacccataaaaacccgACATTTCCGGAATTTGTCTATTAAAATTTAAACGCAAACTTTCAGACACAAAGAAAATCTCAAGAATGTTATTACCACAAGTGTTTCGCAGAACACCCTGGACATGGATCCAAAAGGGTGCGGTGTCGAGATGCAAAGCACCCCAACACCTTCCCACTTGTTTAAAGACCCTGGGTAGGGGTCCCGTTAGGCTATTAACCCAACTTCCCTCAGAAGACAAATCAGACATTCATCAAAGATTCAAACTGAAAATCACAAAGAACTTTGTTTTAACCTTTGCCAATAGAGGCCAAGATATTTTCTGGTGGAATTTTCTGGTGGAATTAGGAGTGTTTGAGGTCAACAGTACAAAATACTACTGAACCAAAACTTGTCCTGCCACATAGGCTACATGGGGAACCAGAATGTCTGAAATGTGCTTCCTGGGTGATAAAAAACCTATGTTTGTCCTGGTCATTACTTGACGGTGCCAGCAAAACGCTTGTCCTTCTGGGGGTCATAGTTCTTCAGGGAGATCTGGAGCTCCACCGACTCGGTGAATTTCCTTTTCTTCTCGCCCGACTTGGCCAGAACAAGTTCGATGGACTCGCGCACGAGATCTCTGTTGAGC
The sequence above is a segment of the Littorina saxatilis isolate snail1 linkage group LG3, US_GU_Lsax_2.0, whole genome shotgun sequence genome. Coding sequences within it:
- the LOC138962035 gene encoding large ribosomal subunit protein uL1-like; its protein translation is MSKLNRDLVRESIELVLAKSGEKKRKFTESVELQISLKNYDPQKDKRFAGTVKLRFTPKPKMKVCVLGDQVHCDQAAANELPCMTQDDLKKLNKDKKLVKKLAKRYDAFLASESLIKLIPRILGPGLAKAGKFPSPITHNEPILGKVEEIRSTIKFQMKKVLCLSTCVGHVNMSSDELYSNITLSINFLVSLLKKNWQNVRALYIKSTMGPAQRIF